The following coding sequences are from one Lycium ferocissimum isolate CSIRO_LF1 chromosome 3, AGI_CSIRO_Lferr_CH_V1, whole genome shotgun sequence window:
- the LOC132051069 gene encoding uncharacterized protein LOC132051069: MEALYSSLHYWLVDHPTISQFEWKQGHTFGSSLLFLTLSISIYLSITLLSLRFSSLLPTLSTTTLHRMTAVHSLILCLFSLIMAVGCSLAVLHQTPRQDPKWFFCFPTNHILPHGPIFFWSQVYFLSKTLEFIDTLLIILSRSRSRRLSFLHVYHHTMVPLLCYLAIYTSESLIHVVVIINSSIHVLMYAYYFLCSIEKKPRWKRLVTDCQIVQFIFGFICSPIMLYYHFTTEIGCSGFGPWCACIAFNTSLLALFLDFHSNNYGKKIRKDPDSKLEKQT, encoded by the coding sequence ATGGAAGCTCTTTACTCCAGTCTCCACTACTGGCTAGTTGACCACCCAACCATTAGCCAATTTGAATGGAAACAAGGCCACACTTTTGGTTCCTCCTTACTTTTCCTCACACTTTCAATCTCTATCTACTTGTCCATCACTCTTTTATCTCTTCGCTTCTCATCACTCCTCCCCACACTGTCCACCACCACCCTCCACCGCATGACGGCCGTCCACAGCCTCATCCTATGCCTCTTCTCTCTCATCATGGCCGTCGGTTGCAGCCTCGCCGTCCTCCACCAAACGCCACGGCAGGACCCGAAATGGTTCTTTTGTTTCCCTACCAATCATATTCTTCCACATGGACCTATCTTCTTTTGGTCCCAAGTCTATTTCCTGTCCAAGACTCTTGAATTCATAGACACCCTTTTGATTATTCTTAGTAGGTCGCGATCGCGAAGGCTTTCGTTCCTCCACGTGTACCATCACACGATGGTGCCTCTTCTTTGTTATCTTGCTATCTACACTTCAGAGTCACTGATCCATGTTGTTGTTATCATCAATTCTTCAATTCATGTTCTAATGTACGCTTATTATTTCCTATGTTCTATAGAGAAGAAGCCACGGTGGAAGAGGTTGGTAACAGACTGTCAAATTGTTCAGTTCATTTTTGGGTTTATATGTTCACCTATTATGCTTTACTATCACTTTACAACTGAGATTGGGTGCTCTGGGTTTGGACCTTGGTGCGCCTGTATAGCTTTTAATACTTCGCTTTTGGCACTTTTTCTCGACTTTCATTCCAACAACTATGGCAAGAAAATCAGGAAAGACCCAGATAGTAAGCTGGAGAAACAGACATAA